AAAGGAAATATTACTTCAATTTTCAAAATCGATAAGAGAAATAAAGAACGAGCAAGATTATTCGGAGACGATCTTTGTTTGTTCTCACAATTCGCGCCGTAGCCAAATTGCCCAAATGTTCGCTTTAGTCTGTGCTGAATATCTTGGGATTTCGGGTATAGGATCCTATTCGGGAGGTACGGAAGTCACCGCTTTCCATCCAAACTCTGTCGAAGCTCTATTGGAAATAGGGTTTAAAGTGGAGAAGGAAAAGAATTCGAACGATAACCCAAGGTACTGGGTTTCTTATAAAGAAAATAGCATCCCTATCCTTGCTTTTTCAAAATTATATTCCAACGTCGTAAATCCTAGTAAAAAGTTTATAGCAGTAATGGTCTGTTCTTCGGCTGATGAGGCTTGTCCTTTTGTCATAGGAGCCAAAGCTAGGATTAGCCTCCCTTATCCTGATCCTAAATCCTCCGATGGCATGCCTAAAGTTCTTGAGACATATTTAGAAACTTGTAAAACGATTGCGAGAGAACTTCTTTTCGCAATGAAGAATATTGCGGCTTGAAGGAAAAACTTCCTTGCTAACGAATTTGGAGCGAATTCATATTATCCGTCCTCTGAAACTCCCGAGTACCGGTGTTCAGCGTCCATATTCTTTAACAAAACCTCGAATTCCATCTCATCTCTAGAAACCGATTACGCAAATGCCGGAGCTTATCGCGCACAAGTTATCTCAGGCGGCCCGTTATTTTTAGTTTTAGCATTTTGATAAAAATTTAATTTTTAATTGCCTATTTGATAAGAATGGTGAGCCTTGACACAGTTTCGCTATATGTTCATGCTCTTGCAATATATTTTGCTTTGGCGGTCTTTGGCGTCCAACAGTATTTTTAAGCCCTTTGGTTGCGGTTTAAGGGTTTTTGTGCCGGGGAGTTTAGAACGAATGAATTCGATCTTGAAAATTATTCAAAATATCCTAAAATGGAATAAAAATTTCTCTTCCATAGGAGTTTCAATGAGATCTCAGGTAGTTTTCTTTTTACTTTGTTTTTTCGTTTCATTGGACTCCGTCTTTCCCCAGCCTGCGGGAGTTCCCCAATTGAATCCTCAGGTCTATAATTGG
The sequence above is a segment of the Leptospira fainei serovar Hurstbridge str. BUT 6 genome. Coding sequences within it:
- a CDS encoding low molecular weight phosphatase family protein, coding for KEILLQFSKSIREIKNEQDYSETIFVCSHNSRRSQIAQMFALVCAEYLGISGIGSYSGGTEVTAFHPNSVEALLEIGFKVEKEKNSNDNPRYWVSYKENSIPILAFSKLYSNVVNPSKKFIAVMVCSSADEACPFVIGAKARISLPYPDPKSSDGMPKVLETYLETCKTIARELLFAMKNIAA